Below is a genomic region from Acidobacteriota bacterium.
TCGCCGGAACAGGCCCACGGTGAAGCTGAAATTGGGCCCCCCAGCGATATTTTCTCGCTGGGAATTGTGCTCTATGAAATCACCACCGGAAAACTTCCGTTTGACGGCCAAACCTATTTTCAGACCATCGAAGGCATTACCAAACGCGAACCCAAATCTGTTCAGGAGCTTCGACCCGATGCGCCCCAACGTCTCATTGACGTGATCAATCGGGCACTGCGCAAAGCCCCCGAAGATCGCTTCCAATCAGCCGCTGAAATGGCTGAAGCATTGGAAGAATGAAGAATTGAGAATGAAGAATGAAGAATGAAGAAATCTTCTGGTGCTTGGTGCTTGGTGCTTGGTGCTTGGAAGATATTAGTTCCAAACACTAGGTTCTGTTGACATTTCTTCGCCGCGTAGCGGTGGCTGAATTGAGACCGGTGCTTCAGCGCCGGGAAAGATCAAATTTGGGATCCATCGCCGCCAGATGATCGCCATTTTCGTTTCCCGGCCTTGAAAGACCGGTCTCAACTCACAGCTCCGCTACGCGGCTCAATACACGACCCAAAATGTCAACAAAACCTAATAGATATAAAAAATAAAACTGAATTCAATACCAATTTGGGGTCAGGGTATCGAGGTCAGGGGTCAAGGAAATACAATTTTTTCAATAGTTTGACCTTGCCGTAATACGTGGGCTCATTCCAAAATGGTATCAAACACTTCATTCTTCATTCTCAATTCTTCATTGGCTCCGTCCTTCAAACACGGCCACCATTTGACGGCCAAAGGCGATTGGTTCACGTGAAGGCGTCCACAACGTGTAGCTATGGTGACCAAACCCTTCACTCAGAGCGGTGACTTCGCTTTCGAGCAGCCACCAGTCGTCAGGTCTGGCTTCGGAAACAGATCGAAATTCAAGCCACCAGGAAACAGTACTGGCCCAAATTGGATGATTGGCCAGCGCCAGCGCGGCAGGCGGAATCGCATCAGACAGAAGAACGGTCAATAACTCTGAATCAACCGGTATGTCTTTCAATTTCAAATAAATGCGGTTGTGTCGGAGCGAACTTCCTGAAAATGGAATCCCGCCTTCAACCGGGCGTGAAAAAAGATGCTGGGTAAATACAGGCATCAGGCCCGGAATATATGGCCGATCCTGAAACGCTTGAGGCGGTTCAATCGGGGTCAGTTCTGGACAAAACGATGGCAATGTCGTGGGGCGTGATTCGCCAAAGATCGCCAGCAAGACACAGGTGGGTTGTTCATTTTGGAAAATCGTCGCCTGAACCTGGGACATAGATTTTCCCTGCCGCAATGACTGAACCAAAACTGTAAACGGTCCGGGTCCAATCGGACCCACAAAATTGGTTTGGAGCGAGCGCACCGGGCGATCAATCGCGGTCACATCGCGCATGGCGGCCAGCGCCAGGGACGCGGCAACGCCTCCGAACGCAGTACGGCCCTGGAGCCAGTCTTCCGGAAGCGTAAACTCTACCTGCTGATCATGTTTGGTGCGGTTTGCGAGGATGGTTGAAAAAGGATTCAAACTCATAGCCGAAAAGAAATTTAGTTCAGAGTTCCGCCTTGAGGCGGTTGGGGGATTTGTGCCTGGAGACTGGTTCGTTGTCGTGCGGCTTCATAGAGCAGAATGGCCGTGGCGACGGTGATGTTGAGTGATTCAAGCTGACCCGCCATCGGAATCCGCACGCTGGTATCAGCGGTTTGCACGGCCTCGTTTGGTAGTCCATTGCCTTCTGAACCGAGCCACAACAGGGTTGGTTGCGTCCAGTCATATTCAGAAAACAGCATCGGGGCTTTGGCATCAGCCGTCACAATCCGAATACCAGCCTTCCGCGCTTTTTCAAGTACCTGAGGGGTTTGCTGGTGTGTGGCAATCGGAAGCCTAAACGCCGAGCCGGCACTGCTGCGCAACGCCCTGGCTTGAAACGGGTCAACTGACTGACGGGAGGTAATCACACCTGTCGTGCCGGTAGCTTCGGCGGTTCGGACCAGTGCCCCAAGATTGCCCGGATCCTGCAACCCATCAGCAAAGATAAGCAGTTGCGGTGTCACATCTTCGATCACATCGGTCAGGTCAAAATGGAGGCGATGGGCAAGCGCAATGATGCCCTGTGGTGTTTCAACTCCAGACACGCTTTGCATCAGTTTTTCGGTAAGCAAGGTGCCACGACAGGGAAGGGTTTGGATGCGGTCATAGAGTGCCTGTCCCCGGTCAGTGTCGTGCAGCACCGGGCTATAGGCAATCGCATCCACATGAAGCGAGGTTTTGAGCAAGTCTTCGACCAATCGAATGCCTTCCACAAACAGAACGTGGCGTTCTCGACCCTGGCGGGCACTGATCAATCGTTTGACAAATGGATTCTGGCGACTGGTAATGGTTTCAATCAGCATGGCAAGTAAGGGGAGGTCAGTACCACCTGCGTGAGCGGGTGGGTTGGGAAGAAGGAAGCCCACCCGCTCACGCAGGTGGTACTGACTCGTGATTCATTCAAAAGATGACTTCCCGTAGGTGGGTATAGAGATCATCCCAGTTAACGGACGAGTTGATTTCAAAATATTGCGGATAACAGCGAATGGAATCTATCGTCACAAAGCGCAACGGGCAAATTTGTTTGCCGAGAACTTCATACTGGCGTTGCAAAACCTGCCGGGCTTCGGGGATGCGATGGAGGTCAATTTCCAGATGTGGGCCGCGAACAGTGAACCCTTCCGATGGGTCGGAAAGTGAATGAATCGGGGCATTTGGACTGAGAATGTGATGGAGCAAGGCGAGTACTGTATAGGCCGTGGCGCGTTGCCACAGGGTTGAACCGTGGGCTGAAACATCTCCGGCCTGAACCAGATACAGGCGGTGGCGATAGGGCGTGAAGATAATTTTTTCGACCCGGAGCGGAATAGTTAATCGGGCCAGAAAAAAGCGTTCACTTTGGGCCGAAAGCGAAAAAAAGCCTTCTTCGACGTCAACCAGTGCCTGCCGGACACCTTCCAGTTTGGCCTCAGCGAGCAATTCGTTCACTTTTTGCTCTGATACTCGAAGTTGACCTTGAGCGAGTCTGGCCAGCGAATTATCGTGCTGCAATTCTTCAAGGGCTTCAAACGCCAGATTGCTTCGGTCCCAGGCTTCACGCAACCAGCTAAACATAGAGTATTTTCCCGCCTCGTTGGTTTTGGCATTTACTGAACCAACGATACCAAAAAAACCTCCTGATCAACCCGGAAAACTGTAAAAAGCGGCTGGAATTACCGCAGAGAGCTTGCCGAGCGGCAGGACTTTGAGTAACATCCGGCCCGTTCTTCAATCAAGGTTCATTCCTTTGTGTGAAACATCCACTACCTGAGTGGTTCCTGTTTCACTCGTTCAAGGTTCTCAATCAATTGATTCTCGCGTCCGTCTGAGGTGAGCCGCCGGGTGGGTTCCGCTTTCATCCACCTTGTGTGTCTTGTGTGCCTCACCCAACTGATTTTTGCAAGTGGGACTTCGCGTTCCCCTGCGTTTTTCCAGGGAGGTCTGTGCTTCATGGGATTTTTTTGTTTGTCCACTGGCAAACTCAGCTTGTTGATCGTCGCCAGTGCCTGGCTTGTCGGCTCCGCCACAACCATCAGGGCACAGGAATTGAATCCGGCTTTATCATCGGCTACTCCAGACTCAGTCACGCGGCCCCGGCGGGCAGTGATTACTGAAGAAACCCTCAAGACGGCCAATGGTTCAACACCTGAAGACAAAAATGAATCAACCGAGCCGGTAAAACCCAGGCCACGTGTATTTACCAACGCCGACTTTCCCTCGGGAAACCCCATCCCCACCAACCGCCCTGGTGAATTAGGCCCAGAACTGCAGCGGCTGCAACTCTCAATTGATTCCAAGCTTGGCTTTCCGTATCGCTATCATTCACAAGGCGAAGGCGCCTATGATTGCTCCGGATTTGTCTGGAGCGTGTTTCGCGATGTTGGTGTTTCGTTTACCCGGAGTTGCGCGGCTGAATACTTTCATGCCTTTCCACCAGCAACGCCTGAGCAGAAAACCCAGTTTGGAACACTGATTTTCTTCAACGGCCTGGGGCACATTGGCATTGTCAAAGATGCCAATCATTTCTATCACGCTTCAACCCGAGTCGGAACCACGCTGACCAAACTCAATGATTATTGGAAAGCGCGCATCACAGGCTATCGGGTTGTGCCTGGGTTGGTCGCTCCGTCGCCGGAACTGTCGGCCAGCAGCAATGAGGAATAGCCACCACCACCCGCGAGATCATCAAGATATGGACATCTCAAAACGCCGCCGGAATGTGGTTCGGGCGGCGTTTTCTGTTTTTCAAGCAACCCATTGGCGGTTTGAGTGAGTCATTATTGAGGGAAAGGTGGATCAAGAACAAAGGACTTTGAAAAAAAGCGGTTCAAGGTACAGACTTAGTTCAGTTTAGATATTTGTCAGAAAGAGCAATCTTGAAGCTGGATGTGGACTACTGTCCGGCTCAGTTTGTTCGCTATTGAACCGTCAAATTGAAAATCACTGGTAAAATCTCAATTCTTCAGTGGCGACTCTTTACTCCTCATTCTTGTAATCAACCACCGCTAAACTCTCATTTACCCAGTACCTATAACATCACAATTATCACACGAGGAGCCATGCGTTTATGACCTATCATCTTTTGGCGAAATCAAGGCTTCAATCCGTATTTGCTTTGTTTTTCATGAGTTTATTGGTTTTTGGAACCTTGCCTTTGTCTGCGAAGCAAACCCGGAATCGCCCACGGACCACCGCTGCCGATCAGATTCCCCAGTCACCGCTGGATCGTGAAGCGAATGTGATCCGAATTGACTCACCTGGGGTTCAAGTCGGGTACAACCAGCGCATTCGGGCGACGAAAATCGAATTCCGTAGCCCCGACGACCCCCAAACCGGGAAACTCCCCAATGGCTTGCCGCACCGGGGTGATGCCAAAGTTGAAACCAAGGGTGGATTCACTGAAATTGATGTGCAGGGCAACATTGTGCTGCCTGGGCCGGCTGGCGGCATTGACCCGAAATTGAATACCTATGTGTTGTGGTCAATTACCCCGACCGGCACGGCGCAAAATCTGAGCGAAGTGCTCTATGAAGACGATCTCGGCGGCGCCGGCAGTGATGCCCGCGAAGCAAACGTGACCACGACCCAGCCAGTATTTGCGCTGATGATTACTGCCGAGCCGCATTTTGCGGTCAGCCGGCCAAGCCGCCATGTCGTTTTGGTGAGCCGTCCACAAACACAAGGAACTGACAATGCGGGATTGAAAGTGGCTGATTATATTGCTTATAGCCCGTCAAATGCCCCGAACGATATTTCTCCGGAAGTGCTCAATCAGGTTCCAGCGATTCCAACCGCACTGGACGTGACCATTTCCGCCAAATTCCGTCAATTGTACACCACGTTAAACCAGGCCCGGATGTCAATTGCGATGTCCCAAACCGCGATTGACACCATGCGGGATATCCGCGCCATTGCCCGTGACCGCACGATTGAAGAAGCCGAACTGCTGATCAAAGATCCAGGGCACAAATCACTCTATGACCGGATGCAGGTGGCGCTCGAAAATCGGTTGCGCGTGCCGCTCTATGAAGAAACCCAGGCCAAATTTTCGCTTGAAGACGCCAATAGCGCCTATGAACGTGCCCGCGTCGCCAGCGAACGGCTCAACCCTAAAACCACGGATCGGCTGCCATTTTTGCCGATTATGCGCGATGCCCGTCTGGCGGTGCAGTCGGCGGCTGCCGCCAAGGAATTTGCCGACATTGCTTCAGCGCGGGTTGAAGTCTATCGTCTGCGAATTATGAAAGATACGCTGGTTGATTTCTCGGATGAACTGGCCAATGAAATCAAACAACGCAATGAACGCATTGCCCAGCTCGAAGGCGAACTTCGCCGGGCGAATGAAAAGATTCGTCAGTTGGAAGATCGCATTTCCGACCTGGAACGCCGACTGGAAGATGCCCAACGCCGGATTGCGGATCTGGAACGTGAAAACGCCGCGCTCCGCGCCGAACTGGATCGCTTCTGCCAGGAACTGCGCCGGGTGGTTGGAAATCTCGGTGAAATCATCCAGTCTGGAAATACCATCACCGTGCGACTCAAATCAGACATCCTGTTCCCCGAAGGCGTCTGGCTGCTGACCGTTGACCGCGATTTGAACAAAGATGCGCGGCCACGCCTGGCCCAGCTTGCGCTTTTGCTGCAAATGTTTTATTCCAATTCACAATTTGCCTTTGTCGGCCACACCGACACCGTGGATGAACCTGATTATAACCAGTGGCTTTCAGAACAACGGGCCCTGGAAGTCATGCGGTTTTTCTACATTCAGCGGGCGCAATTTATGGATTCCGGTGACCCACTCTATGGCGATTATCAGCAGAAAATCTCGCTTTCGGATCAGTTGCTTGATAACCGGCTCTTCCCTGAATGGTTGTCCAGTCGCCGGAAAGGCGGCCTTGGTGCTGACCGCCGCAAACAGGAAGAACGGGCAGTTTTGCTTGATCAATTGCGGGATGTCGTCCGTGGGATGGGCGAAACCCAACTGGCCGTTCCAACTGCTGATAACACCACCGAAGCTCGGAACCGGCGGGTTGAAATCCAGATCACGCTGCCTCCGCAATCGGCCTTGCCATACTGCAACAGCCGGTAACCACTCCAGGAGATAGAGGATAGGGGATGGAGGATAGAGTTTAAGGATAATTTGTCTAATTCAACTTTGGGGTTTGGTGGGTTTTGTTTTAAAGTTGCCCGCCAAACCCCAGTTTCATTTTTAAAGCCAGGGTTCAGGGAAAAGACAAAAAGAATAAAAAGGACTTAAAGGACTTAAAGGACTCAAATTCGAAAACCCTGAACCCTGAACCCGGTTTTCTTGAAAGGATTAAGCTATGATTGCAGGTCATGCGTCGGCATATCTCATTTCGATAGTGTTGATTTTCCAAATGCTTTTTGGTTTTGGAGGTTTCACTGACCGAAAACCGATTTCCGGGCCAACCGGCGTGGCGGTCATTACCGAAGATACCATCCGAAAACACGTTGTATATCTGGCCTCGGACGAGTTAAGCGGGCGGCTGCCAGGGACACCCGGCGCGGAAAAGGCAGCCCGCTACATTGCCGACAATTTCAAACAGGCAGGACTCAAACCATCTGGTACCAAAGGGTTTTTCCAGGAATTCCCGTTTGTGTCAAAGCTCAAACTTGGCAAGAAAAATCAGCTTGTCATGACGCTTGCCGGTACAAAATCAGAAGCCAAATTGAATCAGGACTTTGCCCCGGCTGGTTTTTCGTCTCCGGGAATGGTCAGCGGAGACGTTGTTTTTGCTGGGTTTGGCATCAGTGCTGCCGAAGATGCAAAGTATGACGACTATGCCGGTCTCGATGTCAAAGGCAAACTGGTGCTGGTGCTGCCGTACAGCCCGACTGGCGCCAATCCACACGCCAAATTTGGGGCTTACTCGACGTTGCGCTATAAGGCTGCCACGGCGAAGTCCAAAGGGGCCACCGGCATTTTGATCATTGCGGAAGATGAAGATTTCAAAAGTGCGCCATCGGCCCGGCTGGTGTATGACGAAAGTTATGGCGATTCGGGGATTCCGGCGGTTGTTGTGAGTCGGGCGTTGGGCAATCAGCTCCTCAAGTCAAAGAATCAGGATGTGGCGGGACTTGAAAAACGCCTGGCCGAATCGCTCACCCCCGAAGCATTTGCCCTCCCTCAGACACAGGTTGTTCTCCAAACCGAAGTCATCAAAGAACGCCAGACGGGTCAAAATGTCGTCGGCTGGCTTGAAGGCAGCGACCCACAGTTGAAAAATGAAATTGTGGTGATTGGGGCGCACTATGATCATTTGGGGTTGGGTGGTGCCAGCTCGCTGGCACCGAAAGAAGGCGAAATCCATAATGGTGCCGATGACAATGCTTCTGGAACGGCTGGCGTGATCGAGCTGGCCCGCGCCTTTGCCTCAACACCCGAACGCCCGAAACGCAGCCTGATGTTTATGGCGTTCTCGGCGGAAGAAAAAGGCTTGCTTGGGTCAGCCTACTTTACCGAACATCCGATCAAGCCGTTATCGCAGGTCGTCGCCATGATCAACATGGATATGGTGGGCCGGTTACGCGATAACAACCTGATGATCCAGGGGATGGGCACCGCTACTGAATGGAAGGGAATTGTCGAGAAGGTCAACCAGACCGCCAGTTTTAATCTGAAATTACAAGACGACGGATTTGGGCCAAGCGACCATTCGTCGTTTTATCGCAAGCAAATTCCGGTGCTGTTCTTCTTTACCGGAAACCACGAAGACTATCATCGCCCATCGGATGACGCCGACAAAATCAACTATGTAGGCGAACGCAACATTTTGAGCTTTATCTTCCACACGGCGACGGCTATCTCCAACCAACCTGTCAAACCAACCTATCAAAAAGCGAAAAGTGATGATCAGGGACGGCGTGGCGGTGGGTTCCGGGTGTATGTCGGCTCGATTCCAGACTATGCCGCTGAAGTTGAAGGTGTAAAATTGTCGGGTGTTCGCGAAGGAAGT
It encodes:
- a CDS encoding thioesterase family protein, with amino-acid sequence MSLNPFSTILANRTKHDQQVEFTLPEDWLQGRTAFGGVAASLALAAMRDVTAIDRPVRSLQTNFVGPIGPGPFTVLVQSLRQGKSMSQVQATIFQNEQPTCVLLAIFGESRPTTLPSFCPELTPIEPPQAFQDRPYIPGLMPVFTQHLFSRPVEGGIPFSGSSLRHNRIYLKLKDIPVDSELLTVLLSDAIPPAALALANHPIWASTVSWWLEFRSVSEARPDDWWLLESEVTALSEGFGHHSYTLWTPSREPIAFGRQMVAVFEGRSQ
- a CDS encoding RNA methyltransferase; protein product: MLIETITSRQNPFVKRLISARQGRERHVLFVEGIRLVEDLLKTSLHVDAIAYSPVLHDTDRGQALYDRIQTLPCRGTLLTEKLMQSVSGVETPQGIIALAHRLHFDLTDVIEDVTPQLLIFADGLQDPGNLGALVRTAEATGTTGVITSRQSVDPFQARALRSSAGSAFRLPIATHQQTPQVLEKARKAGIRIVTADAKAPMLFSEYDWTQPTLLWLGSEGNGLPNEAVQTADTSVRIPMAGQLESLNITVATAILLYEAARQRTSLQAQIPQPPQGGTLN
- a CDS encoding C40 family peptidase gives rise to the protein MGFFCLSTGKLSLLIVASAWLVGSATTIRAQELNPALSSATPDSVTRPRRAVITEETLKTANGSTPEDKNESTEPVKPRPRVFTNADFPSGNPIPTNRPGELGPELQRLQLSIDSKLGFPYRYHSQGEGAYDCSGFVWSVFRDVGVSFTRSCAAEYFHAFPPATPEQKTQFGTLIFFNGLGHIGIVKDANHFYHASTRVGTTLTKLNDYWKARITGYRVVPGLVAPSPELSASSNEE
- a CDS encoding M20/M25/M40 family metallo-hydrolase is translated as MIAGHASAYLISIVLIFQMLFGFGGFTDRKPISGPTGVAVITEDTIRKHVVYLASDELSGRLPGTPGAEKAARYIADNFKQAGLKPSGTKGFFQEFPFVSKLKLGKKNQLVMTLAGTKSEAKLNQDFAPAGFSSPGMVSGDVVFAGFGISAAEDAKYDDYAGLDVKGKLVLVLPYSPTGANPHAKFGAYSTLRYKAATAKSKGATGILIIAEDEDFKSAPSARLVYDESYGDSGIPAVVVSRALGNQLLKSKNQDVAGLEKRLAESLTPEAFALPQTQVVLQTEVIKERQTGQNVVGWLEGSDPQLKNEIVVIGAHYDHLGLGGASSLAPKEGEIHNGADDNASGTAGVIELARAFASTPERPKRSLMFMAFSAEEKGLLGSAYFTEHPIKPLSQVVAMINMDMVGRLRDNNLMIQGMGTATEWKGIVEKVNQTASFNLKLQDDGFGPSDHSSFYRKQIPVLFFFTGNHEDYHRPSDDADKINYVGERNILSFIFHTATAISNQPVKPTYQKAKSDDQGRRGGGFRVYVGSIPDYAAEVEGVKLSGVREGSPAEKAGIKAGDVIVKMAGRDVKNVYDYTYVLQELKPDQEVEVVVLRGTERVTLKLTPGKR